Genomic segment of Alligator mississippiensis isolate rAllMis1 chromosome 6, rAllMis1, whole genome shotgun sequence:
CAGGTTGTCGTAGCTCTTATTTCTAACATCTCTGAGCATTTGGGGCCTCATATTTCATTGAATCCAGAAGGAAATTTCATTGCAAGTGTTTAGGTATTTAAGAGTTAGTGCTTAAAAATATGTTTCCCAAATTTTTAATTTTGAAGTGCTCCCATTTTATTTGCAGCCCTGATGTTCTTGAGGCATCAGTTTATGTTATAATTGCTCCTGTAGATAAGGGTAGCCAATTAAATGTTGCAAAGGCCGACTAAAACAAATAGCTTGGCACACAACAAATGTGTAGGTCTAAAGTGGAGACGGGAGTTAAGGAGATGTGCCATGTTCTGTAAAGGAACTGTTGTGTGAGTTGGAGGAAATCAATAAAGGCTTGATTTTCAGTGGTTCTGACACCTCTGCTAAAGCCTTTGGGGGCTGTGCATACTCAGCATATTTGAAGAATCAGAATACTGATTTTTCTATGCATCATtgtctccatctgtaaaatgggtcaAGTAACCACCCACTTTGAAATTATTAGATACTTCAGAGGATGACAGCATTGTAGATTAGACAAAAATGCATAGCTTCAATCTGGCCTTTGACCCAACCTATACATGTCTTCGGTGTGTTTTTATTATTCTGGGGGCATCTTTAAAACTTGGCAGACCTCTTAACTGTGGCAAATATAAATTCAGGAAATAAATTCAAATCAGAAAAGACAGTAGGTCCCTGATGACATTAAGAAAGGATATCTAGACCGTTGGCACAAAAGTGGGGATacaagaaatgcaaaaggaaagcagagaaagccGTATCACCACAAGTTTAAGATAAGAACAGGGACTTCCAGGTTCAGGGCCCTAAATGTATTCTGCAAGCACTTTCAAGTACATGATTGATTTTACtctatgcttttatttttaatcccCCTGGTTATGTTGAACCAAGCCAAAATCCACTGATGTCAAAGGCAAAACACTTATTGCTTTTGACAAACTGATCTTTTCTTAACTCAAGCAGCCTACTAAAttgctttaaatatatatttctaaacTCATATACTCCCTATGTGCAAGGATTTATGGAGCGTACTCAATATTTGAATCCCAAGTATTCCAACTGTAAAATCCAGAAGTCATTGTTACAAATCTTCCACAGTTTAGGATCCTGCCAGTGCCACAGGTGTATTGTTATCATAAATTATAACCCTGACCTGGGCCTGATGGATGTGTGCGTAAGAGTATTCAAGGCAAAATGAGGGTGTTAGATAAATTCATCTGAAGATAAAGGGCAGGTATTGCACAGCTGTGTAAATACAAGAGACTTTCTTGGAAAATTACCATTTATACTGTGCTACTATGTAGACTTAAGAGGAAAACTAATACTTTTCTATTACAAAAAGGAATACACAAACGTTGACTTCACTGCATTTGGCTTTCACTATAAATTTGTTTCAGGAAACAAACACAGTATTTCTAATCTCTTAAAATGTCAGCAGCCTGCAAACTGTGATTTGTATAATAAATTACATAATTACTTATTAGTCTTTAAGAATTTTTAACATCTCCAAAACCATATTTTCTATCATCATAATCAGGGTTGCAACTCAAGaatttttttactgataatctgcaaacttctTACTGACAACCAAAAATTTTTACTGCAATAAAACTTTACTAACAACTAAACTTTTTTACTCACGTGTTACATAATGTaatacaggtagtaaatttactacacagtagctacTGTGTGCTAGCGCGTGggtagacagctgaccaggagcagattgcaggcagcaggggacaggagaaCTGTCCCCTCATCTGGGCAGCTGATCAGAGCTGGGGCTAGGACatcacccccttccccagcagcaggcagctgctagaCCCCAACTCTGAGACTGAAGCAGGGCCTAGGACATGAACGATGCATGtacccagaggctgggggggcacaggaggtggcagaggtggtggggagggaatgtggtggcagggagcagggagctcccacaggctgCTGCGGTGGTACTGGCGGCAGGGGGTAAGGCAGTGGTGAGCGCTGACCAGCAGTCAGCGACCACCCATAGACACCCACCGGCAGCATCGACAGCGGCCATCGGTGACCATCCACAGACAccgccggcagtgtcagcagcgaggGAGGTTGGCAAGGAATGACCACtcgcaggtgctgctggcagtggtggcagcagccaatctcaggaggtgcaccgccaagctcaggggggtACACGTGCAACcaggtgcaccccctacgcattgccaatgggCTGGGACAtcatcccctgccatggcagataCCTGTTGCTGTGTCCCCACTCCAatctcagagtgggggctgggacattgtcccctgcccaggcagctgctgggccccTGATCTGATCttgggtgggagcagggacaTTGTCtgaagccctggcagctgcctgctgccggcaCCAGGGATGATGTTCCGGCCCCCACTCTGAAATCAGAGTAGGGGCATGGCAGTCGGCAGCTGCCTGGGGTAGGGGTGTGAGATGGGAGGAAGCTGCCTCAGAGGTGGGAcagcttcctccacccccaccccccagagcctAGCCTGATCACAGTGTCCCCTTGCCACCCCAGGGCTGGTACCTTGGGGAGCCtagatctccccctggctgctgtatgGGAGCAGAAAAGGGCAGGAGTAggcctgcactgaactgctcccatgaggagcaaatttgctgctgatgggtgcatgtgtagatacgtTCCTAGGGaaagattactgcacagtattttattgCACGGTAGGCTTTCAGTTCATTAATAGCACGTGCCCAGAAAAAAGTTTGCATATTGTCAGTAAAAAATGTATTGACTTGGCAACCCTGCTCGATTGCAGCAATGGTGTTACACTGTGCTGCCTCAAGCCCAGGAGTCCTCTACTCACCCCCACACCATGATACCTCACATATGACTGCCTCCTCCCAAGTCCACACCCCAGCTTTAACcttgctggccctgctgcccctgttcCAGCAGGaacccccacccactgcttctccctggcctGCAGTTTTGTTCTAGCTGCACCAACAGGTAGATGGCAACCCTGATCCAataacatctcagcatctacacatgcacccctgttagGGGACAGacaactaataaactccacagcagggtagtacccTGTTGCAGAGTTTTATCATATGCAGcagtgaacatgtagacactgacactgacctggctggctggggtacaaaggtgcttcagtgcaggggctgtctgctgccaccctcatgatccagccagaccctctgcagcatattgagcccagttggagcagttCTGGGCTGACAGGCTAACTCCTGgatcctctgccagctggggctcaggctcCACATTCAGTGcatgaataaattctggagctAATTGCTCTGAAGTTATTTGCTCCCGGGTGTACATTCAAATGgtacacccaggagcaaaaacCCTGGAGTAacaagcaccagagtttattcatgtgcactaattgcacgtGTAAAGGCACCCATAAGGGCCTCTACTTTGATCTTTGAATATAGGAAGCTAGAGACAATTATTGGATAAAATCAATTTATTGCATCACACACTATTGCACATCAACACACCACTTTTTAGGCAAGATCATAATAGTTAAAAGTTTAGATTTAAGTCAATACAGTTTTCCTTCAATTAGTTTATAAGACACTGATTCGCAAATAGAGAGACTTGAAActcttttaagggtgctgcagggtgccatgccatGTTAGTGCTGTTAGCTGTTCAAACCACTCACTCgggggcgcatccagatgagcgtggacctgtggtgtgtggcactgcagaccctctgcggtgccacataccccacacactgCAAGTGCACGCATGCCATGTGCTGCTGATTTGCAGCGAACGggtgttttttgactatggaaccAGCTCAGTTGCTGGCTCCAACTtcacctaccccacccagggtaatgtACCGCATGCAAGAGCATGCATGACACCAGTGTTCGGCCCTTGGGTGCAtttttcccatgggacaaatagcagtagcacatatttgtacccttgcttttttttcccagggtTACAACCAGGCACATTCACTCTAGCATGAGGCAAATTGCCCCTGGTgcggtaggagaggctgggtccAGAACCTGTGCTTTTTTTAGcagcactttttttcttttttacaccagggtctcccagtgtcaaattttggcactgtgccacaaattagcagGGCTGTGAATGGGTGCACATGAGCTGCATGTGGTATGCGatgcctcaaacagctttgaggcatCACAAAACACACATGAGcattcatctggacatgcccagagatttcaaacaggaatccgtGTTGTTAAATGCATtttgacttgttgtggtctttttgagcatttcgcaacagaaaaattgctctattatttttccatagtcaaaaattaaatgaaaggtaggatctggcattttccaagggatgactTGAGTTGAATCCAACAAGGTTGAAATCACAGTTGTAGAAAACATCAAGTAGCTTTCTGACTGAGTAGCATACACCTACTAGATGTAAACAGAAACATGACCTTGAAAATAGATGCTGGTCATTCTTTATTTGTTGAGCCCATTGTATTTTAACCAGTCTTCCTCCCTCATATGACCATTGGGCTATTCTGCAGTTTGATAATTCCCTACCGAAATACtaaatttaaacaaaatcttTCTGCATTATAATCAGGCTTTTCCTGTTTCATTCACTAAGACATTCCAGGGCAATCCAATATACTCAACTTTGTAGTCATATTTATGGCACTGAATACAGATATTATTCACATTAAACTCTAACAACATGGAAGGACAAGGGCTGAAAGAGGGCAAAGCAACTAGCTATATTTGCAAGCATTTATACCTACAAATAGCTAACTTTCTAATCAGCAATGGTGTTAACTgtcatgcaggaaaaaaatgtaacattttgtTAGCGCTGCAAATCATATTAGTGTTTTTCCTCTCAGTAATGTTCAAGTTTCTGTTTAAAATGTTTGCTCATATTTAGCATTAAACTTCACTGCTTGATATGGATGCCTTTTGTTCTTCtggtctgatatcttttagtacaTATCTTTACTTTCTGTGCTTATCAAAAGAAGCCTAAAATGACTACTATTAACAGCAAAGCGATTACCAACTTCATTGATTTATCTTACTTCTCAAAATTAATCATGAAGATAAAGATATTGTACATTGTTTTATGTTATTTTAATATACTTGAATTGTTTTTACAGTGCTCAACCTATTTGATGACAGTATTgtgtaaaaaaaaaggaagagaagttGAATAGGCACAAGAATGTGACAAAATATGGATCAGAAAAATCAAATCAGCCAGTCTAATTATACTTTTATAACCAAGATGATTATGTTATAGCCAGATTTGGAATTCTAGACAGGTTTAAAATTAGAGAACAGCAATGACAGTTAGGAAAATATTTAGATATAAACAATCACATAGCAAATATtctaatatttattaaaaatgtagtTTTAGGACTCATTAGTTGGCAGATACACAATGAACTGATCTTTCCAATAACAAAAGCCATTTATGCAACATATTAATTAATGGAAGGGATTCCTTCTGCGGAGCTTAATTGGCCCAGAAACTATCACTTTCTCCACTCCATAACccttatttctgttgtttttagGAAGACAGCCCTGGTAGCATCGAGAAGAATAATCATATTTCTTGCACACCACCATTTTGCAACGCAGGTAAAGTGTAGAATATCTGTTTGGCATCCTGAAAGGTTTAAATTTGAACCGCATGCTCCTTCGGTCTGATGAGTAGGAATTAGAGTAGGTGGAGTCTCTTGTACACCtaagaaaagaaatagaaaacatATATTAAATTCATGTTATCACACAAATTGGGTTTATGAAAATACAGGTTTTTGTAGCATCATCAATTGATAGAAATTTTCCTTCATATATTTTGGATGATAAAGCTCAAAGTTCATATTTTAAAGCTCCTTAATATATGAAGTTGTACTGTAATAATAAAAGCATGacaagttttaaaacatttaacaGAATTTGAAGAGAATAAGTTTGAAAAGAATTATTGAAAAATACGTAAAGAGCTAGAGTGCTATTTTGTTATCTAATGTTATCTTCTCATTTTgagtttagatttttttaaactaagacaccccgcaccacacacacacacatcttttttTCACTCTTCCCTCAATTTACTTATGTTAGGGAGATGTAAAATTCCTGCAGAGATTTTAGAGTGGTTTCTCTTTCCTACTCCTTCCATAAACAGAATATAGAGATGAAAGCATATATAAAACGAGGGATGGCACCAgtggaggggcttgggggggctatagccccccaaaatTCGCTTTAGACTCTCTGTAGCCACTCATCCCAGCATTGCCCTGGGGCCACCACCGCCTGCCCCacgcagctgagcctgccctgctgccacccacagcctGCAGAGGCGTAGTGTTCCTGGCCCAGCCTTAGAAGTGTTTGGCCAGGAGATGTATAGTGTGGCCTCCCACTCCAAAGTTTCTGTGtagcccacctcagcccccacaccgggaagaggctggcgcTGCCTCTGCATAAACCATAGTAATGGGAATGTGAGTCTTTATTAACCTCTTGTGGCTGATGCTAATGGCCATGACCCTTTATCTCGAAGTGGTAGAACCTACTAAGGCTTGGAGGTCTGTGGCTTATGGGTTCAAGCATGTGCCATTTTTTCAGATGAGGTCAGTTAAATGTAAAGTATTGATTTTAAAATTGAGTTAGATGTTTCCTTACCCTCTACTGATTAAATCATATTCCACTGTTGAAAAGTCACGGAGATTAGGATATACCACACAAGTGTCTGCAAATAATATCAGGTTTGGATCAGAGCTGTAGATAGTGGCTTGAACTAATAAATCCTGATTTGGTTTGACGTAGAAGGGCGGAGAATTCATTGGGTGTAACAAAGATGGTGAGGCATAAAAAGAAAACTTTACAACGAACTGTTCGTGCTGAGCTATTTCAGGTGCAGGCTGTGTAATAGGGACATCTGTTCTCTGGTCCACTTTGCAGTTGAGTTGCAGCAGGTTATTCTTTTTCTTGGTGAAATCACTTCCAAAAGTGGATGCTGTGACTGTGTTGGAATACCTGATAATTCCATTATgtagctgaaaaaaataaaaaaaatatgtttcatATGTCTCGCTGAAATATGACACCCTAAAGAATTGAAACATATTACAAATCAGTAGAAAGTTAGATGAGGCAGTGGTGAATTTTCTGAATGCCAGTAAAAATGGTTTTAGACAAAACATTTCATATCAATGTTAGACTTTTTATGCTTGATCATTGACCTTGTATGAAAGTAATGAAGGAAAATATCTGGTGTgtatcaagaaaaaaaaccccttgatgATAAGATTAACTTACCCGCTTGAGGGTTGGGGTGGAAGACACATTGTTaggaacattttaaataaattgggcaaaacactggaaaaataCTCAAGGGAACAACTCTATACTGGCAAGAAATGAGTTAAATGATCTCTTTCAACCTATAACATTTCATCTTTCTCATTTACTTTAAGTGGAGTGAAAGTAGTTCCAATTAATTCCAATTAATTTCTGAATTTTGACTATAAAGTAGTTTTCATTTTCTTCACTATCAGGTAAAGACACTATTGTGTTTAATGAAAACAGAGATGGAAGTAGGACTCCTGGTCCTAAAGACCTTACATATGTAAGACTTCTATTAAGCTCAAGAGGTATTTTGAGTGAATAAGTTCTACAGGCTTGGATGTAGTATTAGTACGTGGGGGTGGGTGAGGAAGCAACTAATGTTGTTAAGTAACCTCTTAAACaaagtaaggcatctacacagaATCTACGTAAATGTTTCAGTATGATCACAATTTTCTTCTTGAGCTGCAGTGGCCGTTGTTTCTACAATTCTGATTTGTTTTCTTGCTCTCTTCCAGCATCTGTGTGGTACTGTGTATGTGTGAAGATGCTTTGTGTATTGCTTTGTATTAGGTATAAAAGATGACATTCACCTACGTGCAGAAAACCACTCAAGTCACTCTCAATTCCTGAATAGAAAATTTCCAAAATGGGCCTAATTACTCAAGGCACCACTAAAAAAACCCATACTGTTTCCTTAGTATAAAGCAATATATGCTCTCCAAAATAAGGAGACAAGACCCTATCTAAATGCTGAAACCACTCACAGTCCATCATCTGAAGCAAAAGACTTAAGTGAAGAAAGGTAGATCTTACTTTTTTTGAAGTCCATACTTCAATCACTAATTTCAGCTGGAATGGCACTGGACCTTTGGGTTTTTCCTTTGTGTTGTTACTACTCATACATTTATTTCTGGACTGTTATTACTCATACATTTATTTCTAGACACAGTTGTGCCTGCTACTTAGTACGTAGTATACCTTAAAAGTTCTTGTTTAAGCCCAAAACAGAGAGATTATAACTTTGTTACAACAGTTAAGAAGACTTTGGTAATTAGTTCAAATTGTAGCTACCCAAATACTCAAGTAATTAGTTCACATTGTAGTTACAGTTCTGGCAGCCCCAGAAAGCTGGCTGTCATGAAACAAGGTAGCTACAATTTAAGTTCCTCAttggaaatattttaaagaacatGAAGATACTCTGAAAGATGTTCATCCTTAAGTAATGTTAGCAAACCATTTTGATATataacattttcaaatgcaaacGCTCTTACCTCTTTTCTTGTCCCACAGGTACCATATCGTACGCAGAATACTGCAGTGTAAGCTGTCAAGATTGGTTTACAATTTTGGTCATTCAAGTGAAGCGACAATGCAGAATAGCCTTTGGACCTGATATAAGCTTCTTGAATGACTGCACACATGTAGGTTGGCTGGCATAAAAGTGTAACTGCAGAGGGGGGAAATTTAAATATCagtaaacattatttaaaaatatatatttcagcaTAAATATGGTAGGTATGCTGTTGATTATTCTATGCACATCACTAGGAAGCAAGCAAAACATTCACTATCCTGGGAATAAAAGCTGGATAGAGAGAAAACAGATTCATGCCTGTTCTTAGTAGTAGATTAACACCACTGAAAATTCTTACTTCTTCCTGTCTTCCTTTATTGGACTGAGTGATAACAGGCTACACAAATCGCCTCCACTCTACAACTCTTGTGCTAAGGTTAAACTGAGAGTTAAGCCATAGCAGTAATCCACTGATTTGCTTGTTTGACCTTGACCTTCCTGCATGCTCTGAAGAAGCACATAAAAACAGGGATCTTATTAAGCAGTTTTCCAAGTCAAGGGACGCCCCCTTTAAAATTGCAGACTCAGCCTTGTGATAAGCTGCATGAGGGCAGATTGGCTCTTCCTCTCTCCACAAGGTGACAATGACAGCTCCTTCTACCAGAACTGCTTCAGTGATGAAGTCTTCAAAAGCTGTATCATTTCTGCATTGTCTGAGCCATGGCTTAAGACATAAATGAATCAATTTAACTGGCAAACTGCATCCTTCTCTGCCTTCCCCATGGTCTTCAGATGCTCTCCACAGCTGCTTCTGTGATAGCTTTCAATGAACTTTCCTTTCTCTATGGCCTTCCTCCCTTGTTCAAGTGGTTCACAAATGGTCTGTTACTTTCTTCCCACTCCAGGACTATGCATGCATGGACAGTCTTCTCTGAAGTGTCCCTACAGTAAAGAGTCTTTTCTGATGGAACTTCCTAGCTTTGATATCTGATACTTGGTCCACCTTCAAGCCTTCATGCTCTGAGTATAAGGACCCTAGGATGTGTGAGACTTCAAAACTGAATTGTAGCTCCTGGGTTCCAACAACCTGCTAGGTGCTATGCTTGAAGTGATTAGTATTGTACCACTAAGGGAAAGCTGTGAGGGGTAAATATTACTTTTAGGTGAAGAGACATCAATTCATACTACATTAGAAAATGGAGAATGAGAAAATATTACCAGATGCATTGGATGCTGCTGTGGTTTCTGGGGGCTCTCctaatgcaaaaggaaaaaaataaggatAATTCATGAAACAAAATGTAATCCGTTATCATACAGTATAAGCAACTGaattaggattttgaaaatagtAATAGTGAATGTTTGAATTTATGATCATTTTCCAAAGAGTTatataagaaaaaataatgtacTGAAAATTGAAAGGGGCAAgaattggcttcagtgggagatGGACCGAACTCCACAGGTATTCCTGTATGGACAAGTAATGTCATGCTCTAATATCTGTTGTGAATCCTGAAATATGTGTCTATGTTGAATTAGTTGTTTGCACATAAGTGCACATAATTCATAGGCACAATCTAGAtgtctttttaaaagaatgtaGTACATcaagccagattttcaaagatgaCCCCAGCCTATTTTTAAGCGCCTAATGAAACATATTATGTTAATTTATAAGTAAACTTGGAATTACAtatcagtttgaaaatgactaTCCTGGCAGTGGTACATTTTACAGAAAACTTAACAAAAGGTTTAAGCCAAAGCCCACAAAAGTCAATGGTAGGGTTCGTATCGATTTTAACAGACTTAGACTTGCACTATAAGAAGACATGACTTACAGTATGATACCCTTAATGTGATTTATTATAAAGGGCCCATATAGACCAGCTAGATTTACAGTAAACTCTTTAGGGCAGGAACTATGGTTTGTTCAGTATTCAGACAGCGCTTAGCTCAATGGAGCTTGGCAAGGGTTCATGACCAGGATTCAAAGGTGTTACTATAATACAAGTCTGAAAAACATCAACATCACTAGCACAAGCACTAGCTCTGTATGAGGCAGAAGAGctgttaatataaaaataaagcaatagGCTAGAATTAAGGACCATTCTCACAACAATTGTTTTTTATTAAGCTTTATTAACCATTTGcctcaaaatgtatttaaaagacAAGAAAATTAGAAACTGTAGTTCAACAACCAAAGTTAGCAGAGATGATAGAAGGTGAGGAACAGAGATGCATCTCTCCAAAGTGCCTTAAAACATTCTCCAACAGATATCCAACCCCTCCAGCACAATAATTCTTAGCCATGAGTGGCTGTGATGACAGCCCTTAAAATAAAGGGTCAAATCTTGACTCACTACTAAGGATAATGGAGCTTTGTCATTGATTTAATTAGAACCAGGACTGCACCCAGTAATATATTTTGAAACTATGGAGACATGGGTATTTTCTAACTGAAACACAGAAGTTATCCCATGgcgaaaaaaatataattaaacatGTTAGAATAAGACCACAGAGAGTTTAGACATAAATCTTGTTAtttaaaagaatatatatatgtTCAAAACTCGTAGCCTACTTGCAAAATATCAGTCTGTCTTAAGATCTGACCATTGGGGgccattaataaataaaaaagaaaggtcCAGCAATCCAGCCTCAGACCTAGTGGGAAAGATACTGTGGATTTTCAATATAGTGATTTATACCTTTTTCCTGAGATGAGGCAGTAGAAAGCAAGGTAAAAGTGATTTACTTCTACAGATAATTGCTATTTCCATGTGAATATAGATGTTCATGCATAACTGCAGATAGCAAGTCAGAAAATGCACTGTAAGCCCTTCAAATAGGTCACCTTCCACATAGGTATGTAAATAGGTTTCAAATATTAAAAGCAGATTTTTTAAAGCAAGACTAAGAAAAGACTTACCAGTTGTAATGAGCTTTTGGGTGGTGGATGGAAAAGC
This window contains:
- the LOC102574753 gene encoding deleted in malignant brain tumors 1 protein, which encodes MGIDIFVFPQKQILDPQVGYPLCLSTVMRIDASVFSTLTDTGSTTPVAASRQQTPETHTTRASPIITQESITISFPSTTQKLITTVTLLCQPTYMCAVIQEAYIRSKGYSALSLHLNDQNCKPILTAYTAVFCVRYGTCGTRKELHNGIIRYSNTVTASTFGSDFTKKKNNLLQLNCKVDQRTDVPITQPAPEIAQHEQFVVKFSFYASPSLLHPMNSPPFYVKPNQDLLVQATIYSSDPNLILFADTCVVYPNLRDFSTVEYDLISRGCTRDSTYSNSYSSDRRSMRFKFKPFRMPNRYSTLYLRCKMVVCKKYDYSSRCYQGCLPKNNRNKGYGVEKVIVSGPIKLRRRNPFH